CCGGCCGACCGAACCCTGGAACCACAAGCTGGACGGTCTAGTTGCCGCCCGGGGCGAAGTGATCGACGCGGACAGGTCCCTCGAGGGAGCGACGCTGCTCGATATCGCGCCGACCGTCCTCGCGACGTTCGGTGTCCCGGCCGACCGACGGATGGACGGGACGGTGCTGCGGATCGTCGAAGGGGTCGGCCGGCAGGACTATCCCGACCCACAGCGGACCACGCGGACCACGACCGACGACGCGACCGTCGAGCAACGCCTGACAGATCTGGGCTACATAGAATGACCATCGATATCACGAGCGCGGACGACATGACGCCTGCAGAGTGGAACACCCTCGTCGAACGGGCCCGCTACACCGACGCGATGCACCAGTGGGAGGCGCTGGCAGTCATCGCGAGACACGCCGACAGCACTGTCCACCGGCTGATCGGACACAAGGGCCAGGAGCCCGTGGGTATCTTCCCGGTATTCGAACGGCGTTACGGGCCGATAACAGCAGTCTTCTCCCCGCCACCGGGGCTCCGGATCGTCTATCTCGGTCCCGGGCTGCTCAACATGGACAAACTCACGCAGCGAAAGACCGAGCGGCGCCAGCGGGCGTTCATCGACGGCGTTCTGGAGTGGGTCGACGAGCGCATCGGTCCCAGCTACATCCACGTCCGGACCACGCCGGGATACCCGGACGTCCGCCCGTTCACCTGGAACGACTGCACGGTGTCCCCGACTTACACCTACCACGTCGACATCACCGGCCCGGAGTCGGACCTCCTCGATCGGTTCAGTCGGGACGCCCGCACCAACATCAGGGACGCCGCGGCGAC
This window of the Halapricum desulfuricans genome carries:
- a CDS encoding lipid II:glycine glycyltransferase FemX, with protein sequence MTIDITSADDMTPAEWNTLVERARYTDAMHQWEALAVIARHADSTVHRLIGHKGQEPVGIFPVFERRYGPITAVFSPPPGLRIVYLGPGLLNMDKLTQRKTERRQRAFIDGVLEWVDERIGPSYIHVRTTPGYPDVRPFTWNDCTVSPTYTYHVDITGPESDLLDRFSRDARTNIRDAAATDYDVDERGPEAIDRIVEQVRSRYAAQDVPYDVTPSFVRELYEQTPDGTIRPFTCHLDGSFVGGILAVAFDDTIARWQGGVKPDVDSDFPINDVLDWDVMRAGREIGCTTYDLVGANFPRINRYKSKFGPILTPFYEVEQASLLGSLAARMYKHRK